The Paenibacillus pabuli DNA segment GAAAATACGCTTGAATTATTATTCAAGGAAGAAGAGCTGATCAAGGAACAAATCGCCAAGCTTGAAACGACGCAGCAGATGATTCAGAGCAGAATCAAGGTACTGACCGAAGCGATGCAGATCAAGACGGGTATTTTCACTATCAAAACTTACTCCGAGAGACCATGCTTGCAGTTCAATACTCGTATCACCAGAGATGAAGAGATGGATTATGCCGTCAAGAAGCTGCACCAGAAGCATAAAAGTCACGTCCTGGATTTTGGCAATCAGTTGTATGGCGCATCGGTCTCGCTTGAGGACTTGGAGCAAGGAGTGAAAGATGTATTTAATTCGGTGTTCTTTATATTTAATTCGGATGAAGCCGAACGAATGGACCCGGATTATACGTTGCCTGCTGGTGATTATTTATCACTTTACTATCGGGGTGATTATCGTCAAAGCCATGAGAAAATGCTGGATGTCATTACGTATGCAAGCGAACACGGGCTGCGCATAATCGGAGATCCTTTTGAAATTTATGAAATCGATAATCGGGATACCATCGTTACCGATCAATTTCTGACTGAAATTCAGGTGAGGGTTACAACGGTATAAAATAATAACAATAAAAGCAAAAGTAAAGTTAACAAATAAGCCGATCCGGAAATGGATCGGCTTATTTATGAAATAGTTATGCTTAAGCGCGTTTGTTCTCAACAGATTTCATGCGGTTTTGATCGTCATCCTGCCGGTCATGACTGAATTCTTGTCCGGCTTCCACTTCTCCTTGACCGGAAACGCTTCGAGCAAAGTTAGTGAACTGCCTTTTATGCTCGTCCTGCTCGTGTTTTTGCTTAAGAAGTTCTTGTGGATCCTGATTCGTCATAATGTTAACCCTCCTACAAAATCAAAATAGTCTCCACATTATGAATTTTGCTGATGTTTGGATTCGTCTTGAATTTCTTCGCGGAATCCGGAAATGCTATGTTTACGACGCTCATTTTTTTCCTCGATCTGACCTTTTTCCTTTGCCGGAATTTCATCTCCGAATTCTTCGAGATAATCCTCGGCTTCCCTGTAGTTTTCGATCGTGTTCTGTAC contains these protein-coding regions:
- a CDS encoding MerR family transcriptional regulator; protein product: MKNDYKINEIAKLYGIGVDALRYYEKLGLLAPSRDSNGYRLYSLHDMYKLNIIRDLRQLDFTMQQIKAYLDHQSVENTLELLFKEEELIKEQIAKLETTQQMIQSRIKVLTEAMQIKTGIFTIKTYSERPCLQFNTRITRDEEMDYAVKKLHQKHKSHVLDFGNQLYGASVSLEDLEQGVKDVFNSVFFIFNSDEAERMDPDYTLPAGDYLSLYYRGDYRQSHEKMLDVITYASEHGLRIIGDPFEIYEIDNRDTIVTDQFLTEIQVRVTTV
- the tlp gene encoding small acid-soluble spore protein Tlp — translated: MSKPDNREDNVQHLQNAVQNTIENYREAEDYLEEFGDEIPAKEKGQIEEKNERRKHSISGFREEIQDESKHQQNS